The proteins below are encoded in one region of Planctopirus limnophila DSM 3776:
- a CDS encoding PilZ domain-containing protein yields MATDPWGRPTLHDLKTVIESFEKLDGANSRNTERIELAVPAEITTRRGNLIPAMTREISRYGVGLLHKGSLNPGDVRLKMASETREYTYSVAIEWCTPVENGMFISGGRFLGKPEVSDVEN; encoded by the coding sequence ATGGCCACGGATCCGTGGGGTCGACCGACCTTGCACGATTTGAAAACAGTCATTGAGAGTTTCGAAAAACTCGATGGTGCGAACTCTCGCAACACTGAGCGGATCGAACTGGCAGTGCCAGCCGAGATTACCACCCGGCGTGGAAATCTCATTCCCGCCATGACTCGTGAAATCAGTCGTTATGGCGTGGGATTATTGCATAAGGGGTCACTCAATCCCGGTGATGTCCGTCTCAAAATGGCCAGTGAAACACGCGAATACACCTATAGCGTGGCCATTGAATGGTGTACCCCCGTGGAAAACGGCATGTTCATCAGTGGCGGTCGATTTCTCGGCAAGCCCGAAGTGAGCGACGTCGAAAACTGA
- a CDS encoding TadE/TadG family type IV pilus assembly protein, protein MNANRNRQRFHHHARRGALMVEFSLVFPVFMLVMLFFFEAWRVVQCQQTVDQAAFEAARVAIVPGKTVADARARANVILASTNSTQASVTISPDPITESTEQVTVRVTLPLSDVGLFFQYFSPNYTIESVMTLDHENARIGRL, encoded by the coding sequence ATGAACGCCAACCGAAATAGACAACGCTTTCATCATCATGCCCGTCGAGGTGCCTTGATGGTCGAGTTCTCGCTGGTTTTTCCTGTCTTCATGCTCGTCATGCTTTTCTTCTTCGAAGCCTGGCGTGTGGTGCAGTGCCAGCAGACGGTCGATCAGGCAGCGTTCGAAGCAGCCCGTGTGGCGATTGTGCCTGGCAAAACCGTTGCAGATGCTCGTGCTCGCGCAAATGTCATTCTCGCCAGCACCAATTCCACACAGGCCAGCGTGACCATCTCGCCTGACCCGATCACCGAGAGTACCGAACAGGTTACGGTGCGTGTCACATTACCTTTGAGTGATGTCGGCCTGTTCTTTCAGTACTTTTCACCGAACTACACGATTGAGTCGGTGATGACACTCGATCATGAGAACGCGCGTATTGGCCGCCTGTAG
- a CDS encoding HEAT repeat domain-containing protein, which translates to MAAPPFQHLKDSGWCPVVLKWLTVGCFLITSFPQANSADDKPSAKLTVQSREVQTAIKRARTFLQTSADDQASLALTGYALLKSGSDLSDKKVADALADVRKRCGGNRYLPASHHIYSAAVDAMLLEAAGDLSDKPSLNLIADYLIAQQKAHGGWYYPSQTDIYGDTSISQYGVLGLWAAYRAGVTIPTDAWEGAARWHQQTQNADGGSGYHPTATGATETKATMTAAAGGSLQVVRLILFGKTAAGKTRRLDASIGKRFGVLEPVRPEAPPEENQAVVVVRPTRLELSVLDASIDKNFRALERLAQRGMPADFPCYYLYAIERYAALSAKEEIAGVDWYDAGARWLIQNQATDGSWRDSSGLSPATSLSLLFLGKATESLFKREGAAPGVGGGILVGGRDLAAQLVDKPKDPKTSAELADQALKSLSKSLSDQDVAKAQAAIVAQFQLGNRDDLVGKLDLLQRLVKDPRDEIRRTACWALGKTGELEPVPLLIERLSDENSDVAFEASRALCTIASEPAGIAGLAIDPTRHTLRRAERSNGTRYRSPREEWQELSTKAWLDWYLTHRPASMRNDRLEVGPRDRLVVPPN; encoded by the coding sequence ATGGCTGCACCACCTTTTCAACATTTGAAAGACAGTGGGTGGTGCCCTGTTGTCCTGAAATGGCTGACAGTTGGCTGCTTTCTCATCACCTCCTTCCCTCAGGCGAATTCAGCCGATGACAAACCGTCCGCCAAGCTGACGGTTCAATCTCGCGAAGTTCAGACAGCGATCAAGCGAGCCAGAACGTTCCTTCAGACAAGTGCTGACGATCAGGCCTCTCTGGCTTTAACGGGCTATGCACTGCTGAAATCAGGTTCGGATCTGAGTGACAAGAAGGTCGCCGACGCCTTGGCCGATGTGCGTAAACGATGCGGAGGTAATCGCTATCTGCCTGCCTCGCACCACATTTATTCGGCTGCAGTCGATGCGATGCTGCTCGAAGCGGCTGGCGATCTCAGCGATAAACCGAGCTTAAACCTGATTGCTGACTATCTGATTGCTCAGCAGAAAGCCCACGGAGGATGGTATTACCCTTCGCAGACTGACATTTATGGCGACACCAGTATTTCGCAATATGGCGTACTAGGACTTTGGGCTGCCTATCGAGCCGGAGTGACGATTCCGACAGACGCCTGGGAAGGCGCCGCCAGATGGCACCAGCAGACACAAAATGCCGATGGCGGCTCGGGTTATCATCCCACAGCCACAGGTGCGACGGAAACCAAGGCCACCATGACAGCAGCGGCTGGCGGGAGCTTGCAGGTTGTTCGACTGATTCTCTTCGGAAAAACTGCCGCTGGTAAAACTCGTCGCCTCGATGCCTCGATTGGCAAGCGTTTTGGAGTTCTCGAACCTGTCAGACCCGAAGCTCCTCCCGAAGAAAATCAGGCTGTGGTGGTCGTAAGGCCGACCCGTCTCGAATTGTCAGTTCTCGATGCCAGCATTGACAAAAACTTTCGCGCACTCGAACGCCTGGCTCAGCGTGGGATGCCGGCTGACTTTCCCTGTTATTACCTCTACGCGATTGAGCGGTACGCAGCTTTGTCTGCGAAAGAAGAAATTGCCGGTGTTGACTGGTACGACGCCGGTGCCCGCTGGCTGATTCAGAATCAGGCGACCGATGGCTCTTGGCGTGATTCTTCCGGACTTTCGCCAGCCACCAGCCTCTCGCTGCTATTTCTGGGCAAGGCGACCGAATCACTCTTCAAACGAGAAGGCGCTGCACCCGGTGTCGGCGGTGGTATTCTGGTTGGTGGACGCGATTTGGCCGCACAACTGGTTGATAAACCCAAAGATCCCAAAACATCAGCCGAGCTGGCAGATCAAGCCCTGAAAAGCCTTTCCAAATCACTTTCTGATCAGGATGTGGCCAAGGCTCAGGCCGCGATTGTGGCGCAGTTTCAACTCGGCAATCGCGACGATCTTGTCGGAAAACTTGACCTGCTGCAGCGACTCGTCAAGGACCCTCGTGATGAGATTCGCCGAACAGCCTGCTGGGCGCTGGGAAAAACAGGGGAACTGGAACCTGTCCCGCTCCTGATCGAGCGACTCTCCGATGAGAACTCGGATGTGGCATTCGAAGCGAGCCGGGCACTTTGTACCATTGCCAGCGAGCCTGCCGGTATTGCAGGACTGGCCATTGATCCCACCCGGCATACTCTCCGAAGGGCGGAGCGTTCGAACGGGACTCGCTATCGCAGCCCCCGGGAAGAATGGCAGGAGCTCTCCACGAAAGCCTGGCTCGATTGGTACTTAACTCATCGCCCCGCGAGCATGCGGAATGATCGGCTCGAAGTCGGGCCACGAGACAGGCTGGTCGTCCCTCCGAACTGA
- the dnaG gene encoding DNA primase produces the protein MSSAGQPTVSWDEIKEQVRARTDIVQLIGETVSLQPARGGRTFQCLCPFHDDHNPSMQVNPERQTYRCWVCNEGGDCFSYVMKHDNLSFPEALTLLAEKAGIELPRRSRNEAGFGESSGPKKSDLFDVLVWASREFQQCLKSSALGAPAREYLASRQLKPEIVEQFALGYHPDDWHWLQERARGRFSVDSLAVVRLVGARDNGPGHYDFFVDRLLFPICDERSRPVAFGGRIIPGRPAKEDAPKYWNSPESPLFSKSRLCYGLDQAREAIRRTETVVVTEGYMDCIKAHQHGLKNAVATLGTALTENHVQVLKRLARKFVLIYDGDTAGLNAAERSLPRFLAQDVDLRILTLPEGLDPDEFLEAKGLAALEQAIQEAPEALEFKLRRSIERFGTGSVDARQRVTDELLETMALSPGLAGSVRERNLLSRLTSRLGLSESLLQKRLRDLRVEQRFKNVSQPPRKVDPAESSIIDDERPLQEQVNSLQRSTAGDDLLESEFFRLLLQSPDDFLWVSQRVGSDDFHHPAFRHLWCVCLDVVEHGLLPSFELLLAQTESPALKGLLAWLGESHLSAAELLSLQESAGVIASTSELENWAGQPGSAGSVADPGVRRHLLSQLTDRLVLRRELNLHKARRMERGEAGAKLNPSAKDVLAQAMLIHRKRAGGMQNNPHESPSGA, from the coding sequence GTGAGTTCTGCGGGCCAGCCAACAGTATCCTGGGATGAAATCAAAGAGCAGGTGCGTGCTCGGACAGATATTGTCCAGCTCATCGGCGAAACGGTTTCTCTCCAACCTGCCCGAGGTGGTCGCACATTTCAGTGTCTTTGTCCTTTTCACGATGACCACAATCCTTCCATGCAGGTGAATCCGGAGCGGCAGACCTATCGCTGCTGGGTGTGCAATGAAGGGGGAGACTGCTTCTCGTATGTGATGAAGCACGACAATCTCAGTTTTCCGGAAGCGTTGACTTTACTGGCTGAAAAAGCAGGGATTGAGCTGCCACGCCGCAGTCGAAACGAAGCCGGCTTTGGGGAATCCTCAGGTCCGAAAAAGAGCGATCTGTTTGATGTTCTCGTGTGGGCTTCTCGCGAGTTCCAGCAATGTTTGAAGAGTTCTGCGCTCGGGGCACCGGCCAGAGAATATCTGGCTTCGAGGCAGCTCAAACCCGAAATTGTCGAGCAGTTTGCGCTCGGCTATCACCCGGACGACTGGCACTGGCTGCAGGAGCGGGCTCGTGGCCGTTTCTCCGTTGATTCTCTCGCCGTTGTGCGCCTCGTGGGGGCTCGAGATAACGGCCCTGGCCATTATGACTTTTTTGTCGACAGGCTGCTCTTCCCGATTTGTGATGAACGCAGCCGACCAGTCGCGTTCGGCGGCCGGATTATTCCCGGTCGGCCCGCAAAGGAAGATGCTCCCAAATATTGGAACAGCCCGGAGAGCCCGCTGTTTTCCAAAAGCCGTCTCTGTTATGGCCTCGATCAGGCACGGGAGGCGATTCGCCGCACGGAGACTGTCGTGGTGACAGAAGGCTATATGGATTGCATCAAAGCCCATCAACATGGGCTGAAAAATGCCGTGGCGACATTAGGCACAGCACTCACTGAAAACCATGTCCAGGTATTGAAGCGTTTAGCCCGAAAATTTGTGTTGATTTATGACGGTGATACTGCCGGATTGAATGCTGCCGAACGTTCGTTGCCGCGATTTCTGGCTCAAGACGTCGATTTACGAATCTTGACGCTTCCGGAAGGTCTCGACCCTGACGAATTTCTCGAAGCGAAGGGGTTGGCGGCTCTCGAACAGGCGATTCAGGAAGCTCCCGAGGCATTGGAGTTCAAGCTCCGCCGATCAATTGAAAGGTTTGGCACCGGAAGTGTGGATGCCCGTCAGCGTGTGACGGATGAACTGCTGGAAACCATGGCTCTTTCGCCAGGACTTGCGGGTTCTGTCCGTGAGAGAAATCTGCTTTCCAGGCTCACTTCCCGGCTGGGATTGAGTGAATCGCTCCTGCAAAAGCGATTACGCGACCTGCGCGTCGAACAGCGCTTCAAGAATGTTTCTCAGCCTCCCCGAAAAGTTGATCCAGCCGAATCATCGATCATTGACGACGAAAGACCGCTTCAGGAGCAGGTCAATTCGCTTCAGAGATCGACCGCCGGAGACGATCTGCTGGAAAGCGAGTTCTTCCGCCTGTTGCTCCAATCACCGGATGATTTTCTATGGGTAAGCCAGCGAGTTGGTTCCGACGACTTCCATCACCCTGCATTCCGGCACCTGTGGTGTGTGTGCCTCGATGTGGTCGAACATGGACTGTTGCCGTCGTTTGAACTTTTGTTGGCACAAACCGAATCACCCGCCCTCAAAGGACTTCTGGCGTGGCTGGGAGAAAGCCACCTGAGTGCGGCTGAACTGCTGAGCCTCCAGGAATCGGCCGGAGTGATAGCGTCCACCAGCGAGCTGGAAAACTGGGCAGGTCAGCCAGGTTCAGCGGGTTCTGTAGCCGACCCAGGAGTTCGACGGCACTTACTCAGCCAGTTGACAGACCGATTGGTGCTCCGCAGAGAACTGAACTTGCATAAAGCACGCCGTATGGAACGTGGAGAGGCCGGGGCGAAATTGAATCCGTCAGCGAAAGATGTTTTGGCACAAGCCATGCTTATTCATCGAAAACGAGCCGGGGGCATGCAGAACAATCCCCACGAATCACCTTCCGGGGCGTAG
- a CDS encoding DUF420 domain-containing protein yields the protein MQMMISHPHRSLIKSESRLSKTLMAYGSMTALMIGCLTLLPVGAPMALAQESSGTMIKVQPGEGSIIDSSQLTTAPSQGLVDQHGKLIPKDPLTGQNAIWPAEGVEPFEFTNQDGEKISNESLKGKPYAISFVFTQCRGPCPMVTGAMRELADRTQKYDVNLVTLSIDPARDTPEVLKEYAKTYGADTSRWQFLTGPQNEVHKLIATNFLMPVGEDTSPQRELGKEFEHTTNVMLVDALGVVRGKFNSTNPAEMAVLRRHLITLATGVEPEPLPEEKMIVLAGNVRPIPPEDLLPRWVKTLPAINAALNGLATLLLITGYICIRRGQREMHRQLMLSTFMTSVVFLVCYLVYHWALHAYTGSSGKKFEGTGIIRPVYFAILVTHVALAALVPVLAIITISRALRGQWERHRQLAVITFPIWLYVSVTGVLIYFMLYHLFPGPQA from the coding sequence ATGCAAATGATGATTTCCCATCCGCACCGATCGCTGATCAAGTCTGAGTCACGCCTCTCGAAGACATTAATGGCGTATGGAAGCATGACGGCTCTGATGATTGGTTGCCTGACTCTCCTGCCAGTTGGTGCTCCCATGGCACTGGCTCAGGAATCATCCGGCACGATGATCAAGGTTCAGCCGGGTGAAGGGAGCATCATTGACTCATCTCAACTCACAACAGCACCCAGCCAGGGGCTCGTTGATCAGCACGGGAAGCTGATCCCGAAGGATCCACTGACGGGTCAAAATGCGATCTGGCCTGCGGAAGGAGTCGAACCTTTTGAGTTCACCAATCAGGACGGTGAGAAGATCAGTAACGAGTCACTGAAGGGTAAGCCCTACGCCATCTCGTTCGTGTTCACCCAGTGCCGGGGACCCTGCCCCATGGTGACAGGCGCCATGCGGGAACTTGCTGATCGTACTCAAAAATACGATGTCAATCTGGTCACTTTGAGCATTGATCCAGCGAGAGATACTCCCGAAGTGTTGAAGGAGTATGCCAAAACGTATGGCGCAGATACCAGTCGCTGGCAGTTTCTTACCGGGCCGCAAAATGAGGTGCACAAACTCATTGCCACCAACTTTCTGATGCCGGTCGGAGAAGATACTTCGCCGCAGCGTGAACTGGGCAAAGAATTTGAACATACCACCAACGTCATGCTGGTTGATGCGCTAGGGGTCGTTCGCGGGAAGTTTAACTCCACCAATCCCGCTGAAATGGCGGTCTTACGCAGGCACCTCATCACTCTGGCCACGGGTGTCGAACCGGAGCCATTGCCTGAGGAGAAAATGATTGTCCTTGCGGGTAATGTGCGACCCATTCCACCTGAGGATCTGCTCCCCCGCTGGGTCAAAACGCTGCCCGCCATCAATGCCGCTCTCAATGGCCTGGCGACTTTGCTATTAATTACAGGTTACATCTGTATCCGGCGAGGTCAGCGTGAAATGCATCGCCAGCTGATGCTTTCCACCTTCATGACATCTGTCGTATTTTTAGTCTGCTATCTGGTCTATCATTGGGCTTTACACGCCTACACCGGTTCCAGTGGCAAGAAATTTGAAGGAACAGGGATCATCCGCCCGGTCTACTTTGCCATACTCGTAACCCATGTGGCGTTGGCAGCACTTGTCCCCGTACTGGCGATTATTACCATCAGCCGTGCCTTACGCGGCCAGTGGGAACGCCATCGCCAACTGGCGGTCATTACGTTCCCCATCTGGCTCTACGTGAGTGTGACCGGCGTGCTGATCTACTTCATGCTCTATCATCTCTTCCCTGGCCCTCAAGCCTGA
- a CDS encoding outer membrane protein assembly factor BamB family protein yields MKQQVFLRGLVVFATALLLTLPGMTNAEDWPQWMGLNRDGRWHETGLLREFPADGAKFAWRVPVGMGYSGPAVAGGKVFLTDYVKKTGEIKNDPGARNVLDGQERIRCFNEADGKLLWEHAYDAPYSISYPSGPRCTPTVDRDLVYALGAEGELTCLQVQDGKVLWSKNFKKDFGVETPIWGFSGHPLVDGDQLICVVGAKDGLLISFDKKTGTEKWRSLSASEPGYGSPVIIEAGGVRQLLIWTPVEIAAVNPSNGNVYWKEPLQPDYAMSIMAPQKSGDFLFASGIGNVGAVYELDRTRPGAKLLWRGTNKTALYAANATPLIVDGVIYGCDCNTSQFRAVELSTGKRLWETFAPTTNERRARHGTAFLVQNGDRYFLMSETGELIIAQLSAQKYDEISRTRILEPTGEAFGRPVVWSHPAFANGHIYARNDKELVAVDLRDHAK; encoded by the coding sequence GTGAAGCAGCAAGTATTTCTCCGTGGGCTCGTGGTTTTCGCGACCGCTCTCCTTCTCACACTTCCTGGCATGACTAACGCTGAAGACTGGCCGCAATGGATGGGGCTCAATCGGGATGGACGCTGGCACGAAACAGGGCTCCTCCGCGAGTTTCCGGCTGACGGGGCCAAGTTCGCCTGGCGGGTTCCCGTGGGCATGGGCTACAGCGGCCCGGCTGTCGCTGGCGGTAAAGTCTTTCTGACAGACTATGTGAAAAAAACCGGCGAAATCAAAAACGACCCCGGTGCCCGCAATGTCCTCGATGGGCAGGAGCGGATTCGCTGCTTCAATGAGGCCGACGGAAAGCTGCTCTGGGAGCATGCCTACGATGCGCCGTATTCGATTTCTTATCCATCAGGCCCGCGTTGTACCCCCACAGTCGATCGAGATCTGGTGTACGCCCTGGGTGCAGAAGGAGAACTCACCTGTTTGCAGGTTCAAGATGGCAAAGTCCTCTGGAGCAAGAACTTCAAGAAAGATTTCGGAGTCGAAACCCCCATCTGGGGATTCTCAGGACACCCACTCGTCGATGGCGATCAACTGATCTGTGTGGTCGGTGCGAAAGACGGACTCCTGATCTCGTTCGATAAAAAGACAGGAACAGAAAAGTGGAGATCACTCAGCGCTTCTGAGCCAGGTTACGGTTCGCCCGTCATCATTGAAGCAGGCGGTGTCCGGCAACTCCTCATATGGACACCCGTAGAGATTGCTGCCGTCAATCCTTCCAATGGGAATGTCTACTGGAAGGAACCACTGCAGCCCGACTACGCCATGTCGATCATGGCTCCGCAGAAATCGGGTGATTTTTTGTTCGCCAGTGGCATTGGCAATGTGGGGGCTGTCTATGAACTTGACCGCACCAGACCAGGTGCCAAACTTTTGTGGCGAGGCACCAATAAGACCGCCCTCTATGCCGCCAACGCGACTCCACTCATTGTCGATGGAGTGATTTACGGCTGCGATTGCAATACCAGCCAGTTTCGAGCCGTAGAACTATCGACTGGCAAAAGGCTGTGGGAGACGTTCGCTCCCACGACGAATGAACGCCGTGCGCGGCACGGCACAGCGTTTCTTGTACAGAATGGGGACCGTTACTTTCTGATGAGCGAGACGGGTGAACTGATCATTGCTCAGCTCTCAGCCCAGAAGTATGACGAGATCAGCAGAACCCGGATTCTCGAACCCACGGGTGAAGCCTTCGGAAGACCTGTCGTCTGGTCGCATCCGGCGTTTGCCAACGGCCATATCTACGCCAGGAACGACAAAGAGCTGGTGGCTGTCGATCTGCGTGATCACGCCAAGTGA
- the rpoD gene encoding RNA polymerase sigma factor RpoD, whose translation MHRLDQGLHELIVRGKKQGFLTYSQINDYLPDEAMNPEKLDELLGSIWEEGLKIVTDDQVGMIVEEKKKPRTRAKNGKEVVVEEKSKKIDDPVRMYLTQMGEIPLLTREKEISLAKTIEVTRNQFREELLECDYALKMAFDTLSKVNSGELPFDRTIKVSVTESKEKNQILGRMPHNLKTIENLRKQAIGDFEKSIDANASSDERKEAEKQHLKRRRKMVKLIEELSLRTQRLQPTMKRLEQISRRMCDLQRQIDSLKHLKSARDERANIHKELHDLMMMTLETPEGLRQRVERVRERFAKYEQAMRDLSGGNLRLVVSIAKKYRNRGLSFLDLIQEGNTGLMRAVDKYEYRRGYKFSTYATWWIRQAITRAIADQARTIRIPVHMIETMSKLRKVAKKLLQEMGREPTLEETAEAAGVSLEETRRVMKISRHPISLDRPVGESEDSYFGDFIEDDNTESPVMAATQEMLKDKIDNVLKTLTYREREIIKLRYGLGDGYTYTLEEVGRIFKVTRERVRQIEAKAVRKLQHPVRSKQLKGFLDGLMIAVAK comes from the coding sequence GTGCATCGACTTGATCAAGGCCTGCATGAGTTAATTGTTCGTGGGAAAAAGCAGGGCTTTCTGACGTATTCACAGATCAACGACTATCTTCCGGATGAAGCGATGAATCCGGAGAAGCTCGACGAGTTGCTGGGATCGATCTGGGAAGAAGGTCTCAAGATCGTTACCGATGACCAGGTGGGGATGATTGTCGAGGAGAAGAAGAAGCCGCGGACTCGTGCCAAGAACGGCAAGGAAGTTGTCGTCGAAGAAAAGTCGAAGAAGATCGACGACCCCGTGAGAATGTATCTCACTCAGATGGGTGAGATTCCCCTGCTGACTCGTGAGAAGGAAATCTCTCTCGCCAAAACCATCGAAGTGACTCGCAATCAGTTTCGCGAAGAGCTTCTGGAATGCGATTACGCACTGAAGATGGCATTCGATACGCTCTCGAAGGTCAACAGCGGAGAATTGCCTTTCGATCGCACCATTAAAGTCAGTGTGACCGAATCCAAAGAGAAGAACCAGATTCTGGGGCGCATGCCTCACAACCTGAAGACGATTGAAAACCTCCGTAAGCAGGCGATTGGCGACTTCGAGAAATCGATTGATGCCAATGCCTCTTCCGATGAGCGTAAAGAAGCTGAAAAGCAGCACCTCAAGCGTCGCCGCAAGATGGTCAAGCTGATTGAAGAACTCAGCCTGCGAACTCAGCGTCTACAACCCACCATGAAGCGGCTGGAGCAGATCTCCCGCCGGATGTGCGACCTGCAGCGTCAGATTGACAGCCTCAAGCACCTGAAAAGTGCTCGCGACGAACGTGCCAATATCCACAAGGAATTGCACGATCTGATGATGATGACGCTCGAAACGCCCGAAGGACTTCGTCAGCGTGTCGAACGAGTTCGCGAACGCTTTGCCAAATACGAACAGGCAATGCGTGATCTCTCGGGTGGTAACCTGCGACTGGTTGTTTCGATTGCCAAGAAGTACCGCAATCGTGGTCTCTCCTTCCTCGATCTCATTCAGGAAGGGAACACCGGCCTGATGCGTGCCGTCGATAAGTACGAGTATCGCCGGGGCTACAAATTCAGTACTTACGCGACATGGTGGATCCGGCAGGCGATTACCCGTGCGATTGCCGATCAGGCCCGCACGATTCGTATTCCTGTCCACATGATCGAAACGATGTCCAAGCTCCGTAAAGTGGCCAAAAAGCTGCTTCAGGAGATGGGCCGCGAACCAACCCTCGAAGAAACCGCTGAAGCCGCTGGTGTTTCTCTCGAAGAGACTCGCCGCGTTATGAAGATTTCGCGTCATCCGATTTCGCTGGATCGTCCGGTGGGCGAAAGCGAAGACAGCTACTTTGGTGATTTCATCGAAGACGACAACACCGAAAGCCCTGTGATGGCCGCCACACAGGAGATGCTCAAGGACAAGATTGATAACGTCCTCAAGACGCTCACTTACCGTGAGCGGGAAATTATCAAGCTGCGATACGGTCTTGGTGACGGCTACACCTACACTCTTGAAGAAGTCGGCCGCATTTTCAAAGTCACTCGTGAACGTGTCCGCCAGATTGAAGCCAAGGCTGTTCGCAAATTGCAGCACCCGGTGCGCAGCAAACAACTAAAGGGTTTCCTCGATGGCCTGATGATTGCCGTCGCCAAATAG
- a CDS encoding ABC transporter permease, with translation MATSLDLPQSRTIFWPAVFTLAQREVIRFLRQRSRLIGALAQPILFWILFGAGLRGSFQSNDGASFQAYFLPGVAVMIVLFTAIFSTISIIEDRREGFLQGVLAAPVSRLAIVIGKLLGGSILAVSQALLFLLIGPLLSFIGLTESVPLGLTISNILPVIGFLTLLAFALTGLGYMIAWQMTSTHGFHAIMSVFLMPMWLLSGAFFPAQEGWLKWVLAVNPLTYGVAGLRLLLRPESAINLPSWNTCLLVTVLFAVFCVTVACWQTSQRSIRNVR, from the coding sequence ATGGCAACCTCATTGGATCTTCCGCAATCTCGCACGATTTTCTGGCCGGCTGTCTTCACACTGGCACAGCGCGAAGTCATTCGTTTCTTGAGGCAGCGTTCGCGGCTGATTGGTGCACTGGCCCAGCCCATCCTGTTCTGGATTCTCTTTGGGGCAGGTCTGCGAGGTTCGTTTCAGTCGAACGACGGCGCTTCATTTCAGGCCTATTTCCTGCCGGGTGTGGCGGTCATGATTGTGCTGTTCACAGCCATTTTCTCGACCATCTCGATCATCGAAGATCGGCGTGAAGGGTTTCTGCAGGGAGTTCTGGCAGCCCCGGTTTCTCGTCTGGCCATCGTGATTGGTAAATTGCTGGGTGGTTCGATACTGGCTGTCTCTCAGGCTCTGTTGTTTCTCTTGATTGGGCCTTTACTCTCTTTCATCGGGCTGACGGAATCCGTCCCGCTGGGCCTGACCATCTCGAACATTCTGCCAGTGATTGGCTTTCTCACGCTCCTTGCCTTCGCACTGACCGGGCTGGGTTACATGATTGCCTGGCAGATGACATCCACGCATGGATTTCACGCCATTATGAGTGTCTTTCTCATGCCCATGTGGTTGTTAAGTGGTGCTTTTTTTCCCGCTCAGGAAGGTTGGCTCAAATGGGTTCTCGCTGTGAACCCACTCACCTATGGAGTCGCTGGTTTAAGGCTATTGTTGCGCCCCGAGTCGGCCATCAATTTACCATCCTGGAATACCTGCCTGCTCGTGACTGTTTTATTTGCTGTTTTCTGTGTGACTGTGGCCTGCTGGCAAACCAGTCAGAGATCGATCAGAAATGTTCGCTGA